A window of Rosa rugosa chromosome 7, drRosRugo1.1, whole genome shotgun sequence genomic DNA:
CCAAGCCTACACTcgttgtgacttcgaacccgaccaaaTTGAATAGCTGGACTGTCAAACCTGGGACTAAAGTAAACCCAACACCGTCACCACCGTAATGTCAACACCGTCGATCCACTactgctccaaatcgccatcgcCTACTGACACGAAACCAGACAGgaacgacccactagaaggccaaggatgattgtctatgccacAGCCAGACAATTTTGCCACcactgctgacccaactccagaacaggaacgacccgCTAGACGGCCAAAAGGAAGATTGTCTCTGTCACAACCTGCAGTGCGTCCTGACCAAACCTTGGTAGGAACTTATTACcgacaaaacaaacaaaaaaccaaaCTCTAAAACTCTAGGAACACCGGCCCACCAACAAGGGcccaacaacaaaacccagccCAACTGCATCTCCGTCTCCCCTACTCCGATCACCGGCCATTTCTCCTGCCCTCCATCTTCCCTTTTTACGCCAAACAAGCACCACCCACCATCATGTCGCCATCCCTGATCGAAAACCAGGACAAATCAAACAGGGCCAATCCGAATCTGACTGATCTGAGCAGATCGGAACCGTGTTGCCATTACCACAGCACCACCCACCATCATATCGCCATCCCTGCCACGCCCTGGAAATGCGCCGCTCCTGCACCACAACTCCGTCCCTAGATTAGATCGAATAGACCCCATCCAGATCGGATTGATTTGAACCGATCCAGACCACGCCTCCACGAACACAGTACCACCCAGCAGTCTCCAACCTTGCGCCACCAAGCCAAACCGCCGACCAAGCCAGCAAAGGACAAACCACACTCCGGTTGCCGCCTCGATCTCCCCCATCCTCACCTCACAAAGCGTCATCGCAATCTCCCCGATTCGAACTAGATGCCGATCGAGGAACCCGACTCTCACTCCAGACCCACACGGGCAGACAGagacccgtccgacgacggcaAAAGgctcgccgccggacaggggGGAAGGACGCAGTGTTTCTCTCAGAGAGaaatagggtttagggtttaaattAAGGAGTGACTTCTCTTTTGCAACTTGAATTATaaataggggaaatgatcatttacccaatttcagattaaaaattgcccacttgctccactaactgttttttaaccccgtttacccaaaacactctaagagattatttccctaatacccaattaattcttttttatttatttttgggacttttttgccatctccttctttctcacttagagggagaagtcatcctccaccttgccggacttcggtgaccagtggccggccgccgactccggtgatgggaatccggcgaccggtcactGGAATCCGACAACCGatgactggaatccggcgaccggtcaccggaattcggctaccggactggtgtcgGGATTCCGGCgtatgaatttattgccccctaataatacccagtaaccatattattgccccccagtaatcatattattgccccccaatactcatattattgcctcccgaaaatcatattattgccgtccagtgaattgtataaactcccaaaaccaaaatgaatacactacagacacaattgatcaatttataatcatattattgcctcccaataatcatattatttcccccccataatcatattattgcctcccagtaATCATATCATTGCTCCCtaataatcgtattattgcccccactaatcatattattaccctccaataatcatatttatttccctcaagtgaattgcataaacacccaaaaccaaaatgaacacactacagacacaattgttcaatttatatgttcaattgtacaagttcacttttttttttccttccctatTCTCGGAACTCaaagtataccaaaaaaaaaaattgctctgggcacccataaATTGCTCTGACACCCACCGGAGTTAATTAACCCCAGAAGCACCGACCTTCGCTTCACGATCTGCAGAAGCTAGCTAGGCTCTCAGATCTACCATGGTTTTTTCGACAAAGCTCAGATCTACCATGGTTGTGAACGAGGCTACCAAGAGAGCCAGGAGGAAGGTTGCCGCCGATCTGCCCGACCTGTTCACCTTCCCTCCTCCTCCGGAGTCGTCGGAAGCCTTCCTCGGCTTCCTCGCTCTTCCCCTCCCTGCTGACCTGGCAGATCGCCCTCCGGGTCGACCCCGCCGTCGTCCTTCCCATGGACATCGTCGAGGAGGACGTCATGCGCTCCAGGCGATCCATCTACTGTGACCAGTGCCGAGTCGTGggtgagtgagtgagagagagagagagagagagagagagagagagagagagatatcggtgaggggggggaggagagagaaaatcagtttcaatttaataataggggcaaaattgtcaaaagatattagattgggtaagtggggttaaaaaactcttagtggagtaagtggacaatttctAAGCTgtaattgggtaagtggtcacggccccttataaatattagggtttttgtcaataacttatatgtaatttgttatattttttttcaattttcataaaTAATTTTACCTCGTTTGGGCAGATTAAGAAAGAAATCCCCATTTCTTTGCAGCAAAATCGGTGGAATTAATTTGGAGATAACAAATTCCGAGTATAAATTCCTACTAAGTAAGCGTCATTCTCCAATTCTCACGCCGGTCGCGTCATGGTTTTGTGTCTCCAACCACATCATCTGCATCCTCTATAGCGGATATGAAAGTAGAAAGTAAAAGATTTCACACCAACTCAGTCTTGATGGTGTTATCTTGATATATTGTTCTTATATTCCTGATTTTAATTGTCAAAGGTATATCTGCAACAACCCAATTGATCTCTCAAATGGACAAGAGGATGAACCAAAGCCACTATGATCTCCTAGCCTTCATCTATCTTTTGATGTATAAGTACGTACTGATATTTTGGCTCAAGTACTGATTTAATTGTTCAAAGAGTTGAATTTGTTCATGAATCCGATAAGAGGAGTCATCTCCTGGACCTCCTTCACGCACAAAGGGAAAATGGAACTCATGgcaaggtatttttttttttttttaatttatttgaaaatgttttatttgaatttaatcGACCAAACTTACTTGTAATATCTATTTCTTTAAACAAATGATCAGTAACTTGCATTATATTAATAATTCCGTGTAACCGAATCTGCAGCAAGCTTTGACATTAGTTTTTGTGGAGACAAAGAAGGGAGCAGATGCACTGGAACACTGGTTGTGTATTAATGGGTTTCCGGAAACTACTATTCATGGTGACAGAACACAACAGGTTAGCCGGTTCGAGATTAATCTAGGGTATAAGAAGTGTTTTCAACTGCTCTGTGTCCGAGTGATATTTCTTATTACATAAATTCTTGGTAAAGAGATGACTTGACTGAAACTTGGAGTTTGTAGTTTGTTGCTTTAGTGTCTTTCCTAATCATTGGCCATGCCCTTCCTTGTTTATAGGTGTGAGCTTTCTCCATTCTTTTTATTCCCTCCTTATCTCTACCCCTAATTTATGCGTTACTTAAAAGAGTTAAAAAGGAATAATGAGGAACTGGAGAAGGTATAATAATCAAGAGTGATCAAGACATGAGATATCAAGCCATTGTACTTGTAGCTTTTTGCATTGTGTAACCATGAAATAAACAAATATGCCATCTCTAATGACCTTGCAAACATATGATAatagttttcttttttcattttttttagggttaattacatataagtgcatatttgaatgtttttttagtcataaggccaccaactagttttttccctcataaagccactagattaaaaagagtgttatattttggatattaaaaaccaatatatttacataaatgccactagagcacaaaatcaacagtcattctctctcctctctggcgaggtctccggtcaactccggcGAGTCTCCAACCGACCTCCGACGAGTCTCCGGCCGACCTCCGGTCAATTCCGGCAACCacaaaagctattgtcactaacaccaaaagctactgtcaccagcaatAAAAACTACTCGGGTGAGATTTCTGACAacttccggcgaggtcacaaaagctactgtcaccagtaacaaaaactactatcaccagcAATAAAGGCTACTCTGGTGAGATCTGGTGAGATTttcggcgaggtcacaaaactactgtcaccaacaacaaaagctacgctccCCACCACTAATAAAAGCTACGctccccaaaaccaaaagctaccattcccaccaacaaaagctactattcCCACCACCAAAAGCTATTCTCACccgcaacaaaagctactggcgagataagaaaaattactatcaccaacactaaaagctactgtcaccagcaacaaaaactactttCACCAACAATAAAAGCTACACCAGTGAAATTTCCTgcaaggtaaaaaaaaattactgtcACAAATACTAAAAATTAAACTACTGTCAttaacaacaaaaactactatcaccaccaacaaaagctactactAAGTAGAACAAAAGCTATCCCCTAAAGTTGAGACTAATAAAGCTACTCCCATCGACTATAAAAGCTAGTGTCAAGCAATACAACAGCTActccaaaaaatcaaaacaactgtaaattgaaaatctcaaataCTTGAATCAAATTTTTCCGATTTCAACTTCAACCAAACATAACTCAAGAACTTAATAAAACTACAATCCTTCTTAACAGAATGAAACGGATCAAATTACAAGCAGAGTAAGAGAATGAAATGGATCACGATTCTGAAACGTTTGATTAGAAGTTGAAAAGGTCAGAGACGAAAATACTCGCCGAGATCGGAGGTTTTAGGAGTCGAACATCATCGTTCGGATCCACGACCTCAGCTTGCTGAGGCTTCTCGGCTGCGACGGCGCTATGCTTTGGACTCGCTGGCGTTCGATTGTGCTTGCCTTGGAGGACGGAACCGTGGAGGGAGGGAGTCGTCGAGGAGCCTGAGACGGAGATGTGGTCGATGGAattgagaggaagaggagagagtTGGAGATCCAGTATCAAGCCGCCAGAAGAGGTTGGACTTGCCTTCGAAGCCGGAGACGAAGTCGTCGTTGTTGATCTGTGGGAGAAGCAATGGAATCCGTCGGCGGCGATAGTGATCTGCGAGAGATCGGAGTCGGCGGAGAGAGACAACGGTGAAGTCGAAAGAATCTGGGAGATCCAATTGATTATGTGAGATTTGGAGCTGTTGATTTGGAGTCTTGGATTTGGGCTAGGGCTCCAGTATTAGGTACTTGAGGAACAGCTTGGACCAGTGGGTGATTCGTGCACGGTGGCCATGGCTGAGACGGAGGGAGAGAATGGGAGTTGGAGGCGGTcatgagatgagagagagagagagagagagagggttttgattttagagacggtttgttttgtttatagaGGGGCAAAATCatcaagaaaaaaataaatggaAGATGAAAGTGGCCTTATATGTACAATAAAAATTAAGTTTTAAAATgacacttgtgtgtaattttatattttttttaatgatataCATtatgggagcttctattcatacctccaaaattggcatttggacctctttcttttttcaagtgatagttgactttgtcaactcatgtcaaattaccaataaagacacaaaagagaaagaaagaaaaaaattaaataaagtcCTTTcccttttagaggtatgaaatcaacaaatggtcatcctcatgccattttttcccttttgtttttgttatggtctTCATCCTTACCAAGCAGCGGAGAAATCAACAGACCAGTTCCTTACTTTGCAGTTCCTCAAGTCAATTTCggatatgcaatattctctAACCAAAACACCAACAAACCACTTTCTCTTAAAATCATACTCATCCATTGAAGCATATTGTTCCCATCGAGCAAATATATGAAACGAGGGAATCTGAGGATGTTGAAGAAATGAATTGCTCTTGGTCTCTAAAGATGCATATGCCTACAAAATACAACAATAAgacagggggggggggggggggggagagctatcaattgaattttttttttttttttagtttagttgtatcaagagtaaaatagtattgtgaaatgttcaaaaattgatggaggtctaactaccgattttgggggtatatgaatagaacactctaaaaaaaagtttttattgatattattggatgatgggtattatgggaaaattagggaggtgtagatagcatattggttatttgtaaaagtaagttggaggtctattaagtggggaggtctaaaaaccaattttggaggtatgaatagaagctccctacATTATTACTTAATTTCAaggtttgtaaaaaaaaaaaaaaaaaaaaaccctggTTTCATTAGATACTTGTAATTTGAATGTAGTTAGAATATTTTGCCATGACAGTATTATCTATTCAAGGCAGATGCGGGCAAGCACTCACAAGTGTGTCTATAAGATCCGGTAGGGAGCTCTAGGTGCTTTTGGTTGGGGACTTTGAACACATGAGCTGAATAAGCTGGCATAAACTTCTAAACTAGGAAAAGAGAATCtaagaaaaacacaaaaacctCTTTTGTTGAGCTGAATAAGCGTGCAGATTATATTTCTGTTTTTCTTGCAGTAAGATAGTGTCTGTTTCATTGATAATGTCTTAAGACCACCTATGAACCTGTCAAACTTCTCTTCAATTAAATAGAgataggtttctgatttgggtaATGGCATTTTATGATACTGATGCCAAGTGGAAAGATCACTTTGTTGTTAATGGTAGTCCTTTTCTTTAGATGTTACATTGGCCATGCAAGTTTAACATTAATTCAAGTCCTGACATAATTCCGGTATGTCTGTATGCAGGAAAGAGAACAGGCACTGAGATCATTTAAGAGTGGACATACACCAATTTTAGTGGCAACAGATGTGGCTGCACGTGGTCTGGACATTCCCCATGTAGCTCACGTGGTAAATTTTGATCTTCCAAATGACATTGATGATTATGTTCACCGGATAGGTCGGACAGGGCGAGCCGGAAAATCAGGACTTGCAACAGCATTCTTTAATGAGAACAACCTTTCGACGGCAAAACCACTAGCTGATCTAATGCAAGAAGCAAATCAGGAAGTACCTGCTTGGATTACTCGATACGCATCGAGGGCTTCTTATGGGGGATCTGGGGGAGGCCGTTTCGGTGGCCGTGACTCCAGAAGGGAGAATTCTTTCAACATTGGTTCAGATTTCTATGGAGGGGGAAATGATGGCGGGGGAATAAATAAGAATTTGCCGCTTTGGTCAATATTGGGTGGTTATATTAGTTTATAATTGGATACGGACGCATGACCCACCAGGCAATAAAGGAAATGTATGACGTTTAGTAGTTACAATAAGGGCACGTCTTACTTGAAATGGGAGGAAATGATTACATGGTAAAATTATTCATCCGTTTACTAACAtataaaggaatcagaatgatttCGGATAAGGCTGGTTGTCTGGTTCACTCTTCTCAATGAGTGTACGGGAGAGAAACGACAATGTAATCATaagtagacctgtaaatggagcGGAtcaacctaaatccaaatccgtttagtaataaaaaatttcaaccCGACCTGCTCCATTAACTCGACGGATCATTAATAGCTCACGACGGATACTTGATCCGCTAATACGATCCGTTTATAGTTAcgaatatttttaattttaaatagtaatattaaatttttatcATGATTCCTCATAaaacattaataaaatattaaaacaacataaaGAGTTTCGCCAAAAGTTGAACTACATTACCAAAATGTTCGTTAGAACAATAAACAAAGGTAACAAAAATACTAAATTTCCAAATTTATTCTTAATATtgtatattttatatatatatatatatatattttttttttaataataatatataaataaaaaataatattttattattattaaaaaggATCGGATCGTTAACGGATATGATCAACCgaaatccgtatttgatccatTAAATAAACGGATTAATGGATTTGGATCATTagcggatcaacggatcaaatttTTCAATCCAACCCGTCCAATAACTATGAATGCGCTCCGGATCAAAATCGCTCCTTTTTTACAGATCTAATCATAAGTGGATGGAAAGATCTCACAGAAGTAGAGATGaactaatgaaaaaaaaaattaacgttCAAAGTTCAAACGCCAAATCAAAGCGACTTACTAATCCTATTAAATGAGGGTTTAAAGTTAATTTGCTGAGGTGTCGTTGGAATTTTCAATCAATGAATGCCCAATAATTAAAGTCAAGGAAACCTTAGCGAAGGAAACCCTTTTGGTTTCTCACAAGATCAAGTCGGGGTCAAACCCCATTTCTCATTGCAAACCCGGCCCGGAAAATAGCCCGCTACTGATATTGTTTTGGGTCCTTCCGGGTCCATAACCGGGTGTTTGCAGAATCGGGGTGATCAAAATGGAAGTAGAAGGAGGTGAGGAGGTGACATGGAGCAGAGAAACAGTTCCCAAGGTTGTGAAGATAGTGAGCACAAGACTCCCTCAGAGAGACCTCATCTCTCTCTTGCTACTCAGCCCATGGCTCAACGCTACTCTCATCTCCCACGCTTCCCTTTGGCTGGTATTATtattctctttttccttttttgttgaTTCTGAATGGTCTGCCGAGTGTTTTAAGCGATGTGGGTctctttgaatttgttttgtgtgaTGTGGGTTTCGGTTCTTTGGTTCAGCTTATCGATTTTCGTGAAATGAATAATGCTGGGAATCGCCTAATAGCTGCTCTGTCACTGGTGAGTTTACTGTGAATTGGATTGCAAAGAAATGTTGTATGTAGCTTCTCGATAAATCATGCCGAAATTATGTGTTGGACCCATTGCATGTGGGAGTTTGCTTATTTAgaatggcttttttttttttttttttggtgattaATGGCATTGTTTTACACTGACCATGTTTTCATGCTGCAATGTTTCTAGCCGCGATATCGGCATGTGAAGCACATAAACCTTGAATTTGCACAAGATATTGAAGACAAACATCTTGAACTCATAAAGAACAAGGTAACATCCCATTCTACTATGAGTTTGTGAATCAACAAACTCATATAGTGGTCACCCTTAAACTGAATATATTGTTGATTTTGCCACAATCAAGTTACCCATATAGTGGTCAATATTTGTAAGTTATGAGACTTGAGATAAGGTTTAGGACTTGTAACCTCCATGCTTGTCATAGACTACATCTAATTCTGTTAGGCTTGACACTTGCATAGTTACATATTTCCCGTTATAAAATTAATTAGGCTTCTGTCTTAGCTTTTATGTTACATCTGGTTCTTGGTTCGGAGCGATCTTAGCTCCTCAACACTAGGCATAAGGCATGTTTGTGTATCATGAGGTACAGAATGGAAAGGATACTAGTTGCTCTCTACACCCAGCTGTTTGTAAACCTCCATCCCTGGTTCATCATCATTTTTACAACTCTGAATATTCTTTTATTATATGTGACACCTTGACAAAGGTAGTTGACCACAATATTGTAATTCTGTTTTAAGAGCTCTTGCTGAAGTATACACTATTTTTTCAAAGAGGTGCTTTTTGCAATTTGCATGGCCTGAAATTTAACCATTTCTACAGTGTTTTGGTTCTCTTCAAAACCTTGAAGTTTTGAATCTGAATAGCTGCCAGAAGATTTCTGATAAGGGAGTTCAAGATATAACCAGTGCTTGTGCCAATCTGAAGGTCTTTTCTATTTATTGGAATGTGAGGTATTGAAGGCTTCTCTGTGCTTAAAAATCATACTGCTAATTGAAAATTTCATAACGGTTAATGATTTTGGAATGTAAATTTCAGGGTGACAGATACAGGTATAACACACCTGGTGAAAAATTGCAAGTATATCATTGATCTGAATATAAGTGGCTGTAAGGTATTTAATTACTGAGTCTCATCCTACTTCATGCTTTGCGGATTTCGAACTGTGCATGGTGTATATGGCTATCTAATAACGCTTATCTCTGCAAAAGTTTGGTTATAGATTTCTTGAACTAGGTTAGTACAAATTTTCATGAAAGATTTTTATTGACCGGAGCTTTGATGTGAAAATCACAGAATCTTTCAGACAAAAGTTTGCAACTGGTTGCTCAGACTTATCCAGAATTAGAGTTGCTGAATCTGACAAGGTAGAAAACGCTCTTCATAAGGTTATATCAGAAAGCTCATGTAAAGAATGAATTTAACTCTTCTACTGTATCACAATTCACAACATTATATCAAGGCtatgaaaatataaaatattgaTAATTTGCAAGACATGGTGATGGTAGAGAGTTGATCAAAATGAGAATGTTTAGTGATTTTGTGGCATTCTCAACTCCTCTCAAACACTTTCCTTTCTACATAGTCAAGTAGTGAAATTGTACTTT
This region includes:
- the LOC133723023 gene encoding DEAD-box ATP-dependent RNA helicase 52-like, whose product is MVVNEATKRARRKVAADLPDLFTFPPPPESSEAFLGFLALPLPADLFGSSTDLIVQRVEFVHESDKRSHLLDLLHAQRENGTHGKQALTLVFVETKKGADALEHWLCINGFPETTIHGDRTQQEREQALRSFKSGHTPILVATDVAARGLDIPHVAHVVNFDLPNDIDDYVHRIGRTGRAGKSGLATAFFNENNLSTAKPLADLMQEANQEVPAWITRYASRASYGGSGGGRFGGRDSRRENSFNIGSDFYGGGNDGGGINKNLPLWSILGGYISL
- the LOC133721164 gene encoding F-box protein At3g58530, with amino-acid sequence MEVEGGEEVTWSRETVPKVVKIVSTRLPQRDLISLLLLSPWLNATLISHASLWLLIDFREMNNAGNRLIAALSLPRYRHVKHINLEFAQDIEDKHLELIKNKCFGSLQNLEVLNLNSCQKISDKGVQDITSACANLKVFSIYWNVRVTDTGITHLVKNCKYIIDLNISGCKNLSDKSLQLVAQTYPELELLNLTRCVKLTDFGLQQILNSCSSLQSLNLYALSSFTDEAYKRISLLTHLKFLDLCGAQNLSDEGLSCIARCKGLLSLSLTWCVRVTDVGVIAIAESCTSLEYLSLFGIVGVTDACLDSLSRTCSNTITTLDVNGCIGIKRRSRDELLKLFPKLRCFKVHS